A window of Cohnella herbarum contains these coding sequences:
- a CDS encoding ABC transporter substrate-binding protein, with translation MNFRRKPYLTAAVSAVLTVSLLAGCGSNNASEGSTASGSPAANGDKPFKGKTLSVYIGSNSTSEYIRSQLPEFEEATGMKVDFQVFANEQLSQKLSVQMTAGSATPDVFTIRPLEETKLFEKNGWLQPLNDYASKDAAFDLADFSESSLSSATANGNLIGIPMLTEQQILYYRKDLLKEAGIEVPKTLDELKAAAEKLNDPDKGIYGFVARGQKGALVTQLSSFVFSEGGDFQNGDKATLNTPEFIKASALYVDLLKNYGPPGVLNMGWPQAMGVFAQGKAAFFTDTSTVYPNATDPDKSTIADQVGFAPFPSGSSGAKPYNITAWALSMNSQSKSKDEAWAFIQWVTGKDMVKKLQLHGTPGARTSVWNDPEGEAGFPQGYIPVIQESVKTAIGHDRPQVIKVGEARDVISEIIIKGLVGEDITAAAEKANVEFQKIIDNEKAK, from the coding sequence ATGAACTTCAGGAGAAAGCCTTATCTCACCGCAGCGGTGAGCGCAGTACTGACCGTTAGTTTGCTGGCGGGATGCGGTTCCAACAATGCATCGGAGGGCTCCACTGCGTCGGGCTCTCCGGCGGCAAACGGGGACAAGCCTTTCAAAGGAAAAACGTTGTCCGTCTATATCGGCAGCAATTCTACGAGCGAATATATTCGCTCGCAGTTGCCTGAGTTCGAAGAAGCGACAGGGATGAAGGTCGACTTCCAAGTATTCGCGAATGAACAGCTCAGTCAGAAGCTGAGCGTACAGATGACGGCCGGCAGCGCCACGCCCGACGTGTTCACGATCCGACCGCTTGAGGAAACGAAGCTGTTCGAGAAGAACGGTTGGTTGCAGCCGCTGAACGATTATGCTTCCAAGGACGCGGCCTTCGACCTGGCAGACTTCAGCGAATCCTCGCTGTCGTCGGCTACGGCCAACGGCAACTTGATCGGTATCCCGATGCTTACGGAGCAGCAAATCTTGTACTATCGCAAGGACTTGCTGAAGGAAGCCGGAATCGAAGTCCCCAAGACGCTCGACGAGTTGAAAGCCGCAGCCGAGAAACTGAACGATCCGGACAAAGGTATCTATGGCTTCGTCGCGCGCGGTCAGAAGGGCGCGCTTGTCACCCAGCTCTCCTCGTTTGTCTTCTCCGAGGGCGGCGACTTCCAGAACGGTGACAAGGCGACCTTGAATACGCCGGAATTCATTAAAGCCTCGGCGCTCTACGTAGATTTGCTGAAAAACTACGGACCTCCGGGCGTGCTCAACATGGGCTGGCCGCAAGCGATGGGAGTATTCGCCCAAGGTAAAGCCGCCTTCTTCACGGATACGAGCACGGTTTACCCGAATGCCACCGATCCGGATAAGTCGACGATTGCCGATCAAGTTGGATTCGCGCCTTTCCCTTCCGGCAGTTCCGGAGCCAAGCCGTACAATATTACGGCGTGGGCATTGTCCATGAATTCGCAATCGAAGAGCAAAGATGAAGCGTGGGCCTTTATCCAATGGGTAACAGGCAAGGATATGGTCAAAAAGCTGCAATTGCATGGCACGCCGGGTGCCCGTACCTCCGTCTGGAATGATCCGGAAGGCGAAGCCGGCTTCCCGCAAGGCTATATTCCCGTCATTCAGGAATCCGTGAAAACCGCCATCGGGCATGATCGTCCGCAAGTCATTAAAGTAGGCGAAGCGCGCGACGTCATCAGTGAGATCATTATCAAGGGTCTCGTAGGCGAAGACATCACCGCAGCAGCAGAGAAAGCGAACGTCGAGTTCCAGAAAATCATCGACAATGAGAAAGCAAAGTGA
- a CDS encoding carbohydrate ABC transporter permease: MRTAWLDKNIKWVFTLPAVLFVILMMAFPIFYTVRISFFEWSMSAVTPPRWVGLDNYIELLNSERFWQSVKATLYFTVLALVVETVLGVAIALVLFREYKGKNIAKTLFLLPMVSTPVAMGLVWLLIYEPTIGAANMMLKWFGFKPLEWLGNVNQAIPSLAIIDIWQWTPMVCLIVMAGLSTLPKDPYESAEVDGASAWQKLIYITLPLVRPTIIVAMMLRLIDVLKTFDIIYATTQGGPGSASETLNIYTYMLGFQFFKLGSASSLLVIFFTIILIFTLLMIWIRKRLGA; encoded by the coding sequence ATGCGCACAGCTTGGCTAGACAAGAACATAAAATGGGTATTTACGTTGCCGGCCGTTTTATTCGTCATCCTGATGATGGCGTTCCCCATCTTTTACACGGTGAGAATCAGCTTTTTCGAATGGAGCATGTCAGCGGTTACGCCGCCGAGATGGGTCGGATTGGACAATTACATCGAGCTGCTAAACAGCGAAAGATTCTGGCAATCGGTTAAAGCAACCTTGTATTTCACAGTACTGGCACTCGTTGTGGAAACGGTGCTGGGCGTCGCGATAGCCCTTGTACTGTTCCGTGAATACAAAGGCAAGAACATCGCCAAAACACTGTTCCTGCTGCCTATGGTATCCACTCCGGTCGCCATGGGTCTTGTCTGGCTCCTCATTTACGAGCCGACCATCGGCGCGGCGAACATGATGCTGAAGTGGTTCGGATTCAAGCCGCTGGAATGGCTGGGCAATGTGAATCAGGCTATTCCGTCTTTGGCGATTATCGATATTTGGCAATGGACTCCCATGGTGTGCCTAATCGTCATGGCTGGGTTGTCCACCTTGCCTAAGGACCCGTATGAATCCGCCGAGGTGGACGGGGCATCGGCGTGGCAGAAGCTGATCTATATTACGCTTCCGCTCGTGCGACCGACTATCATCGTGGCGATGATGCTGCGGCTGATCGATGTGCTTAAGACGTTCGATATTATTTATGCAACGACGCAAGGCGGTCCGGGAAGCGCGTCCGAGACACTGAACATTTACACCTATATGCTCGGGTTCCAATTTTTCAAGCTCGGCTCGGCTTCTTCACTGCTCGTTATCTTTTTCACCATCATCCTGATTTTCACATTGCTGATGATCTGGATTCGCAAGAGATTGGGGGCGTAA